One Micromonospora sp. WMMD812 genomic window carries:
- a CDS encoding isochorismatase family protein: MTTLENRPNTALLVIDVQTGVVEGAHERDTVVANIGSLVEKARQEQVPVVWVQHSDENLVRGSGQWRIAPELTPDRAEPLVEKHYGDSFEDTTLETVLAGLEIGRLVVVGAQTDACVRSTLHGAFARGYDATLVSDAHTTEDLSAWGAPPPAQVIAHTNLYWSHQTAPGRTAGTVETKAVEFGAAS; the protein is encoded by the coding sequence ATGACCACACTCGAGAACCGGCCGAACACCGCCCTGCTCGTCATCGACGTGCAGACCGGCGTGGTCGAGGGGGCGCACGAGCGCGACACGGTCGTCGCGAATATCGGCAGTCTCGTCGAGAAGGCCCGCCAGGAGCAGGTCCCGGTGGTGTGGGTCCAGCACTCCGACGAGAACCTCGTCCGGGGGAGCGGTCAGTGGCGGATCGCCCCGGAGCTCACCCCTGACCGGGCCGAGCCCCTGGTCGAGAAGCACTACGGCGACTCCTTCGAGGACACCACCCTGGAGACGGTGCTCGCGGGCCTCGAGATCGGGCGGCTCGTCGTCGTCGGCGCGCAGACCGACGCGTGCGTCCGCTCGACGCTGCACGGCGCATTCGCCCGGGGCTACGACGCCACCCTCGTCAGCGACGCCCACACCACGGAGGACCTGTCGGCCTGGGGGGCGCCGCCGCCGGCCCAGGTCATCGCGCACACCAACCTCTACTGGTCCCACCAGACGGCGCCGGGGCGCACGGCCGGCACCGTCGAGACCAAGGCGGTCGAGTTCGGCGCCGCCTCCTGA
- a CDS encoding DNA starvation/stationary phase protection protein, giving the protein MTGQPTSADSQPLLHQHGREIQAFGSVRQLPVGLAYEARLYSCERLNLVLADTRILHDLYKKYHWLMRGPTFYQLHLLLDKHAGEQLELVDLIAERVQTLGGVAVGDPRHVAELTRVPRPPDGAEEVPGMLSRLLEAHETILIDAHDAAARVQEGGDDGSNDLLVSNVIRTNELQAWFIAEHLVDTPVVRA; this is encoded by the coding sequence GTGACCGGACAGCCGACGAGTGCGGACAGCCAGCCCCTGCTGCATCAGCACGGCCGGGAGATCCAGGCGTTCGGCAGCGTCCGGCAGCTGCCGGTCGGCCTCGCGTACGAGGCGCGGCTCTACTCGTGCGAACGGCTGAACCTAGTCCTCGCCGACACCCGCATCCTGCACGACCTGTACAAGAAGTACCACTGGCTCATGCGGGGCCCGACCTTCTACCAGCTGCATCTCCTGCTCGACAAGCACGCCGGCGAGCAACTGGAGCTGGTCGACCTGATCGCCGAACGGGTGCAGACGCTCGGCGGCGTGGCGGTCGGCGATCCACGGCACGTCGCCGAGCTGACCCGGGTGCCCCGCCCGCCGGACGGGGCCGAGGAGGTGCCCGGGATGCTCTCCCGTCTGCTCGAGGCCCACGAAACGATCCTCATCGACGCGCACGACGCCGCCGCCCGGGTGCAGGAGGGCGGCGACGACGGCAGCAACGACCTGCTGGTGTCCAACGTGATCCGCACCAACGAACTGCAGGCCTGGTTCATCGCCGAGCACCTCGTCGACACCCCGGTCGTCCGCGCCTGA
- a CDS encoding alanine racemase, whose amino-acid sequence MTRPVYVHDLDALAAHVRSVRSALPERVELLYAVKANPDPGVLRSLAPAVDGFEAASRGELRRLAEVLPDRPPAAYAGPGKTDEDLAAALAAGAGRVHVESPAELRRLGALARAAGTTAGVLLRVNLPVAAPGASLVMGGGPSPFGMDPADVRECARRPPAGVDIRGVHAHLASGLDAPLAGQVATAVVEWAVAEVGAAEVDVGGGMAVDYTDPTARFDWAGYGRDLTRILDRHPGLRLRIEPGRALTAYCGTYLTEVIDVKRSYGEWFVVVAGGTHHLRTPAAKGHSQPFTVHRRPADGQPRTDGGRVTVVGQLCTPKDVLARSVDSGPVGVGDVLIFAMAGAYAWNISHRDFLLHEPPEFRTGDPRDVAAGWATRP is encoded by the coding sequence GTGACCCGGCCGGTCTACGTCCACGACCTCGACGCGCTCGCGGCGCACGTCCGGTCCGTCCGGAGCGCCCTGCCCGAGCGCGTCGAGCTGCTCTACGCGGTCAAGGCGAACCCCGACCCCGGCGTGCTGCGGAGCCTCGCTCCCGCCGTCGACGGCTTCGAGGCGGCGAGCCGCGGCGAGCTGCGGCGGCTCGCCGAGGTGCTGCCCGACCGGCCGCCCGCCGCGTACGCCGGGCCGGGCAAGACCGACGAGGACCTGGCCGCCGCGCTCGCCGCCGGGGCGGGCCGCGTCCACGTGGAGTCCCCGGCCGAGCTGCGGCGGCTCGGCGCGCTGGCGCGGGCGGCCGGCACCACCGCCGGTGTGCTGCTGAGGGTGAACCTGCCGGTCGCGGCCCCCGGGGCGAGCCTCGTCATGGGCGGCGGGCCGAGCCCGTTCGGGATGGATCCCGCCGACGTGCGCGAGTGCGCGCGCCGGCCACCGGCCGGCGTCGACATCCGGGGCGTGCACGCCCACCTGGCCAGCGGCCTGGACGCCCCGCTCGCCGGCCAGGTCGCCACCGCCGTGGTCGAGTGGGCGGTCGCCGAGGTGGGCGCGGCGGAGGTCGACGTCGGCGGCGGCATGGCCGTGGACTACACCGACCCGACCGCCCGCTTCGACTGGGCCGGCTACGGCCGGGACCTGACCCGGATCCTCGACCGCCATCCGGGCCTGCGCCTGCGGATCGAGCCGGGTCGTGCGCTGACCGCCTACTGCGGCACCTATCTGACCGAGGTGATCGACGTCAAACGCTCGTACGGCGAGTGGTTCGTGGTGGTGGCCGGTGGCACCCACCACCTGCGTACGCCGGCGGCGAAGGGCCACTCGCAGCCGTTCACCGTGCACCGGCGTCCGGCCGACGGGCAGCCGCGCACAGACGGCGGACGGGTCACCGTGGTCGGGCAGCTCTGCACACCCAAGGACGTGCTGGCCCGGTCGGTCGACAGCGGGCCGGTGGGGGTGGGCGACGTCCTGATCTTCGCCATGGCCGGCGCGTACGCCTGGAACATCAGCCACCGGGACTTCCTGCTGCACGAGCCGCCGGAATTCCGGACCGGCGATCCGCGCGACGTGGCCGCCGGCTGGGCCACCCGACCGTAG